The Amaranthus tricolor cultivar Red isolate AtriRed21 chromosome 2, ASM2621246v1, whole genome shotgun sequence genome contains the following window.
ATAAACACTTTCAGAATTATTTGGGGTGGTTGGTGTGGACTTGGAGAAGTATAGTGTGGAGCTAAAGTTTTAGGAATAAAGTCGAAAAAATGGGCAATATATAAACTACAAGTGGAGAAACATGATCCATGTAAAAGTTTGGCATGTACTTCTCTATTCCACTAATTAGTTCAATTGGTTTTTGatatggaaaataaaaaataattataaaaaaaatatatagatgatattatatcaaaaaataaaaataaaataaaataaaacaaattgaaTGAATGAAATGAGTAAAAGACCATAGGCTCATAATTCAAAAGTATGAAAGCAAAATGAGATCAATGATGTTTCAAGGAGTATAATGAGAGAGCATATTAGGTGAATAGAGGCCACTAGCAACTAATCTTTAATTTGCTTGTTCACACATAACATTAGTTTACCAAGATTAGGGACACTTTCTTAATCCACCGGCCACCTTTATAAAAAAGCTTAGCATTGTACTCGTAAATATTAGTTGATAATTGATAGTAGGGATTTtacatataatattaataagtgAATATCAACATTGGAattatgttaaaaaataaatatgaggTAAATAAGAGGTGCTCAAAACAGACTCGATGCTATTCGATATTCACCTAAACTTGTATTCGAATCCCATTAGACtctacataaaaataataattaataaaaatcaatatagatACAAGACCCGACTTTGAATCGACTCTAGACATTTTACCCGAAATTGACCTGGTTGTTAAATTAGACTGGACTTATTATCAATGCTAGCACATCAATGGAGagacacgaggtgcacacacttcataagtgAAGGAGATattatcccaaaaccatatgacaatgggaaGGACTCAATAACTTGTAAAGTGTGCACACTATATTCAATTTGTCGATGTGGCATAAATCATCCCAACACTGATaacccgaataaacacctctatttattcATCACAATTGGGACAAAAATATGTTTAATATAACAATGTATATAATCTAATTGTTATCTCTTCTCTTCGCTTTAAGGTACCACTTAAAAGATGCAGTTCTTGATGGAGGAATTCCATTTAACAAAGCCTATGGCATGACTGCATTTGATTACCATGGAACAGATCCTAGATTCAACAAAATTTTCAACAATGGAATGTCCAACCACTCAACTATTACAATGAAGAGAATCCTTGACACATACAAAGGTTTTGAAGGTTTATCAACTTTGGTTGATGTTGGAGGTGGCATTGGTGCTACTCTTAACATGATTATCTCTAAACAACCTACAATTAAGGGCATCAACTTTGACTTACCTCATGTTATTGAAGATGCACCAACTTTTCATGGTATATAAACTCTTGTACTTTCAATAGTTTGGTTATTAATTCTCTTAGTCTCAATTATCGGTTTAATTTTTTGGCTGAATTGCTTCCTTGACTTGGTATCAAAAGCACATTCAGTGTGAGGTTTAAGGAAGGTTTTTTGCTACATTCACACTTTAGCCTAAAGGGTTCTCGTGTAAGGAGacatattagagtatataaaatatcatgGGGCCTCCAcaataagcttaagcttttggttgtgttgattccttgacatggtattaaaAGTATATTCAGCGTGAGGTATAACGAGGGTCTCTACTGAATTCACACTTTTAGCCCAAATGACTTTCGCGTAAGAaagcgtgttagagtatataatatattttggggcCTCAATTATAAGCTTAAGTTTTTTGTTGATTTGGTtcattggcatttttaaaagaTAAACTTTCTCTTTTGTAAAAGcttttttagaattgtaaagaACTAATATATCTGTAATATGTAGGAGTGGAGCACGTTGGAGGAGACATGTTTGTTAGCATACCAAAAGGGGATGCTATGTTCATGAAGGTGAGCTTTCCAATTTGTTAATGACTactaaaattcttaattttttgcTTGAAATGTTTTGTACTAGCACTACGAAGGCTTGATAGAAGacattcactttattatatacAATATTACAAATGTATATATTTGATCTGATTAATTTCGATCTGATTAATTTCAATCTTGCCCGATTAGAAACTTTACTTGATGAAATTGAGATAATGAAGTGATGTTATATTACGGTATTAACTAATCGAAAGATTGCAATTGATTGTTTGACATTCATATTGTAGTGGATTTGCCATGATTGGAGTGACGAGCATTGCCTTAAGTTCTTGAAAAATTGCTACGCTTCCTTGCCCGACCACGGCAAAGTGATTGTGTGCGAGTACATACTCCCAGTGGCACCGGAAACCAACCATGCGGCGAGGACAGTGTTCCATGTCGATGCCATAATGTTGGCTCACAACCCAGGCGGTAAAGAAAGGACTGAGCAAGAATTTGAGGGTTTGGCCAAAGGAGCCGGATTTGAAGGCTTTAGAGTTGCATGCTCAGCTTATGATACTAAGGTCatggaatttttgaaaaagattGCTAATTAGGTATTATATATCATAAAATTTTACCACCTTTATGTTTGTGGCCTTATGATATTGTATACACATGATTGTAATCATCTTCTTAGAAGATGGCTTTCTAttttacataataataaaattatgttCTAATTAAGCTTGCGTTTTAGTTGATAAACAATCAAAACCTTTGTATCAGTAATAGTTGTATTAACAAGTATTAGTATAGTAATTACTAGTATAGTACTGCTATTACTATAATAATAAGACTTACCGctagtcttgtatgagaccatgaGACTAGCCCATACAATCCATccttttttatcattaattactttaagattgtaagtgattattttaaggttataactaATCAACTTAAGACtaaaaagtaatcactttaaggttataatttgtcactttaagattataagtgatcaattttatgttataaatgataattttaagaCTGAAAGTGTACATTAGATCaacccaatagagatggtctcaccgtgagaccatctaatttgaaaatttgtgtaaGACTTATGCTATAATAATACGAATAATATTACACatgactaatattatactaatacatTAATACACGACTAATATCATACTAGTACGACTAATAtttaactaatacaaataatattatgtTAATAGATCTGATACTACACTAATATGATTAATATAATACTcctaaactaatacaaataatattatagtaTTATTGCTATACTTGTGTGATTAATATCATACTCCTACAACTAATACAATATTAATACTATACTAATATTGTTAGATTAtggtaataaatatatttagaaTATCTACAATTAGGGcaagtatatattttgtatatcaGTTATTTTAGGTAACCCTAAGTGGTACTCCTATATATATTTTCACATTATCATTATTGAAGAAATAACACAACaatattataatccaaaatcagtgtTTAACCTTTAATCATGGTATTAGAGCAGCAACGATTTTGAATCGTTTTTGCAGCTTTATCACATACAAATTAACTTACCTCAAAAAACCAGACATGGAAGATGAATCAAAGACTATCATAGCAACAGACCAACCGGTCACGATGGGACAATTGTTGCAACTATTCAAATAGTTAAACCCCAACAAACCACCCACCGAAAACACAACCAGCACCCAAACCCTCTCAATATCAGTGAAATTAACAAATCAgaattacacaaaatggtccAGGCTGATGCACTTAGCCATTAATGGACGAGATCGACGACCCACCATCCAAGAATGACCCAACGTACAACCAGTGGACTAGAAGTGACTCGATTGTTATCTCATGGATTTTGGAGAATATAGATCCTGATCTGGTGAATCAGTACCTTGATTTCCCAACTGCCAAAACATTGTGGCAAGGG
Protein-coding sequences here:
- the LOC130806644 gene encoding caffeic acid 3-O-methyltransferase, whose protein sequence is MGSSSDPTTQMGEDEACSFAMTITSGSVPPMVLKAVIELDVLEIIKRAGPGAHLSPAEIAAQLPTKNPDAATMLDRMLRLLASYSILSYSLQTRPDGRVERLYGLAPVSQFLTKNDDGVTLSALALMNQDKVLMESWYHLKDAVLDGGIPFNKAYGMTAFDYHGTDPRFNKIFNNGMSNHSTITMKRILDTYKGFEGLSTLVDVGGGIGATLNMIISKQPTIKGINFDLPHVIEDAPTFHGVEHVGGDMFVSIPKGDAMFMKWICHDWSDEHCLKFLKNCYASLPDHGKVIVCEYILPVAPETNHAARTVFHVDAIMLAHNPGGKERTEQEFEGLAKGAGFEGFRVACSAYDTKVMEFLKKIAN